ttactttattctactctactttaccaaactctactttactctactctactttactctactctactttactctacttcattctactctactttattctactctactttattctactgtactttattctactctactttaccaTACTCTACTTTACcacactctactttactctactttattctactctactttactgtactctactttaccacactctactttactctgctctactttactgtactctactttaccacactctactttactctactctactttactgtaatcTACTTTACcacactctactttactctactctactttactctactctattctactctactttactgtactctactttaccacactctactttactgtaatcTACTTTACCACACTCTaatttactctactctactttattctactctactttactctagtcTACTTTAtgctactctactttactgtactctactttaccacactctactttactctactctactttatgctactctactttactgtactctactttattctactctactttactctactctactttattctactctaatttactgtactctactttaccacactctactttactctactttattcttctctactttactgtactctactttactctactctactttatgctactctactttactctaatcTACCGCACTCTATtttgttctactctactctattttactgtattctgctttattctactctactgtactttataCTTTACTGCATTcgactttactgtactctactttattctactttacggtactctactttattctactttactgtactctactttattctactttaCTGTACCTTACTTTATTCTACTTTACggtactctactttattctactttactgtactctactttaccacactctactttactctactctactctactttactgtactctactttaccacactgtactttactctactctactttattctactctactttactgtaatcTACTTTACcacactctactttactctactttattctactctactttactgtactctacatgactctactctactttattctactctactttactctactactctactttattctactctactttattctactctactttactctactctactttattctactctactctactttactctactttattctactctactttactctactttaCCACACTCTACTTTACcacactctactttactctactttattctactctactttactgtactctactttattctactctactttattctactctactttattctactctactttattctactctactttattctactctactttattctactctactttactgcaGTCTACTTTGTTCTACTCTACTTTATTTTACTGAATTCAGCTTTATTCTACTCTAATGTACTTTAttatactttactgtactctactgtaatctactctacttTAGTCTACTCTACTTTACCGTACTCCACTTTATTGCACTCTACTttgttctactctactgtactctattttACCTTATTCAATTTTACTCTACTCTAATTTACTCAACTTGACTtgacctggtcccagatctgtttgtactgtatTCTCAAAACTTATTTTCATTGTTACACGCCAAACATAGACAAGGactataggagttggcaagaccgcACAGATCTTGGACCAGGTTAGGGCTATGCCCATACTTTATCATTGAATTTATAATTGATATGTGACAATAAATCATGTTTGTCTGTGCTTTGAAGGTTCTTCAGAGGAGCTGATACCAGAACAACATGTATCTGATCTGGTGATCTCCGAGAACCATCAACTAGAGCTGCAGCTGTGCAAAAAAGTAAACACTGAACCCAGTAACATTGTTGCATAGAATGTACAATCTGGCTTTCACACACAATAGCTTGTTCTTGTGCCAGACTTCACTGCAATACGCACAATCATGTCCACTTACAAGTTACAGTATTGGTTCTGTAGTCTACTCCCAGATTCAATACTCCCAGCTTCAATACATCAAAGAGAAGATGAGACTATACAAGTGACAAGTTAATAAGTTGCTCTTAAACTCTGTCCCTCCAACTGGCGAAGTCTAAAAGTGTAAGCAAGGCCCCAACCCCTGGTGTTAATGGTTACCATGACAACGGACATGTCAGTCAGAATCGCCAGATACAGCCGATACAGGTGGTCAGCTTGCCAGGTAAAGAGGAAAAGATCCGGGAGCTCAACCAACAGGACTCTCTACAAAACCTTATCCTACAGGTGAGATGGTGACGACCCACCACTAACTAttgatcttcttcttcttctcatgTTGCCTGGTAGCCTTCCGATAGCATAGCATAACTAATCATAGCATAGCATAGCTAAggatagcatagcatagcataactaatcaaaaatcaaatcaaatcaaatgttatttgtcacatacacatggttagcagatgttaatgcgagcgtagcgaaatgcttgtgcttctagttccgacaatgcagtgataaccaacgttAGCTAGATGCTAACAaatccaaaactactaccttatacacacaaggaGTAAAGATTATGTACATAAAGATCATAGCATAGCtaagcatagcatagcataactAAGCATAGCATAACATAACTAAGCATAGCATAACTAAGCATAGCATAACATAGCTTAACTAAGCATAGCATAGCATCTAGGGGTATTTTCATTCATTGTTGACTCCTCTTTCTGACACCTCAGGTGCAGGAGATCCACCACGGCCTGGTAGCATTCTGTTCGGACCTGAAGAGCATGGGTGTAGAGGTGGACACGTCAGGGCTGAGCTTCCCTGAGCTGGAGCAGCGCCTGGGGCTGGCTATGAGACTGCTCAAGGACAAGAGACACAGTCTAGAGAGCCTCAGAGAGACCATAGGAGATGCAGGCGTTCAAAGGAACAAGTAGGTGGCTGCTATGTGTAGACAACAAAGCCTACTGTTCCCATAATGCAATGCAGTACAGACAATGCATTGTTGTGAGAACGTCTTTCAGATATACAGTAGGTGGTGTAATATCAGTCTTTCAGATATACAGTAGGTGGTGTAATATCAGTCTTTCAGATATACAGTAGGTGGTGTAATATCAGTCTTTCAGATATACAGTAGGTGGTGTAATATCAGTCTTTAAGATATACAGTAGGTGGTGTAATATCAGTCTTTAAGATATACAGTAGGTGGTGTAATATCAGTCTTTAAGATATACAGTAGGTGGTGTAACATCAGTCTTTCAGATATACAGTAGGTGGTGTAATATCAGTCTTTCAGATATACAGTAGGTGGTGTAACATCAGTCTTTCAGATATACAGTAGGTGGTGTAATATCAGTCTTTCAGATATACAGTAGGTGGTGTAACATCAGTCTTTCATATATACAGTAGGTGGTGTAACATCAGTCTTTCATATATACAGTAGGTGGTGTAACATCAGTCTTTCATATAAGGGTAGCTATCCTATATATGGTCACGTTCACACGGAGGGAAAAGTCATTCTGGTTGGCAACCAAGGAAAGCAGTTAAAAGAAGAAGCTCCTCACAACTTTCTCATAGTTCAAATCGACTCTCACTCAGTTACTGATTCAGTCTCTCGCGAGCACACTGACTCactagtaacataataaaatgtaAATTAATATATGCTATTTATTTATGCAATTCATCCTTTACAGTTGGACTCGTGCTTTTGTTTAGGAATACAGCAAATCATTTCACCAACCTGGCTGGTTAGTTTTAGTTTCTACTTTGCCAAAAGATGCTATGAATGGACGTTATGCATCACTAGAACTCTATTACTAATCAAATCTACAAATAAACTGGATCAAATTGATGCCtttgtaatgtttttattttaaggGAAACTAAAAGGCAATATGTCAATGTTTTTTTTCTAGGACTTTGTAGAATTATACTTtgttattttaaaaatatatatatatttgcatgcAATTTATATTTTAAAATAGTTTATGCAGTATTTATCAAGCGTTGGCGCTCATGTTTGCTGCATCTGATGCATATGCTAAAGAAGACACCCTGCAACTCTGGTGGGTACTGATAGGCTGAAAGGTCAGGTGGTTAATATGTTAATGAGTACTGATAGGCTGAAAGGTCAGGTGGTTAATATGTTAATGAGTACTGATAGGCTGAAAGGTCAGGTGGTTAATATGTTAATGAGTACTGATAGGCTGAAAGGTCAGGTGGTTAATATGTTAATGAGTACTGATAGGCTGAAAGGTCAGGTGGTTAATATGTTAATGAGTACTGATAGGCTGAAAGGTCAGGTGGTTAATATGTTAATGAGTACTGATAGGCTGAAATGTTAGGTGGTTGATATGTTAATGAGTACTGATAGGCTGAAAGGTCAGGTGGTTGTTGTGTTAATGAGTACTGATAGGCTGAAAGGTCAGGTGGTTGTTGTGTTAATGAGTACTGATAGGCTGAAAGGTCAGGTGGTTGTTGTGTTAATGAGTACTGATAGGCTGAACGACCAGGTGGTTGTTGTaacctcttggtgttagggggcgctattttaatttttggatgaaaaacgttcccgttttaaacaagatattttgtcaggaaaagatgctcgactatgcatataattgacagctttggatagaaaacactctgacgtttccaaaactgcaaagatattgcctgtgagtgccacagaactgatgttacaggcgaaaccaagataaaaatccaatcaggaagtgccgcattttttgaaaccgcctcatgccaatgactccttatatggctgtgaatgagctatgaATGAGCTTACATTTTCTACGTATTCctcaaggtgtctacagcattgtgacgtctttttgcACATTTccgttgaagaatagccgtaagggaccacaacgggtagtataactttttaactttttcattatatctcggtttgatttgtcttatcttagcaatttcttctcagctacatagccgtctttgtatcaaagataattgcgtaattatcgtatttcgccgtcctaacgtagtcttcactagccagctagctaacgtccactgattagctgcactgagaaacttttacactcaactgaacgacttgattagtttagtgttagctacctacatagctgtctttgctgtcttcgtatcatcgtatcatcgtatccaagataattgtgttgtttaggtttagagtgtgtagtcttagagtgattatcttaatttaccgaggttagctagccagctatttgtcgtccttaacgtaggtgactctgctagctagccaacagctagccaacgctagccaacgtcttctgtatagaactcaactacccggtcgcattcacaggttgtatcacattttcacttcatttcattacagtacaacggtttgatttgtttgatcgtagctagctacttagctagctacatagccgtctttgtatcaaagataattgtgtagtctagagcgattttctaggttcgctagccatctattgtcgttcttttaacgcaacgtaacgtaaacaacactgctagctagcctgctagccccgaatagcaacactgcagaaactattacactcaacggaatgacttgattagtgtagtgtcaacaacgcacccactgccagctggcctacttcagcagtactgtatcattttaatcattttagtcaataagattcttgctacgtagcttaactttctgaacattcgagacgtgtagtccacttgtcattccaatctcctttgcattagcgtagcctcttctgtagcctgtcaactatgtgtctgtttatccctgttctctcctctctgcacagaccatacaaacgctcctcaccgcgtgccaccctactctggtggtcccagcgcgcacgacccacgtggagttccaggtctccggtagcctctggaactgccaatctgcggtcaacaaggcagagttcatctcagcctatgcctccctccagtccctcgacttcttggcactgacggaaacatggatcaccacagacaacactgctactcctactgctctctcttcgtccgcccacgtgttctcgcacaccccgagagcgtctggtcagcggggtggtggcaccgggatcctcatctctcccaagtggtcattctctctttctccccttacccatctgtctatcgcctcctttgaattccatgctgtcacagttactagccctttcaagcttaacatccttatcatttatcgccctccaggttccctcggagagttcatcaatgagcttgatgccttgataagctcctttcctgaggacggctcacctctcacagttctgggcgactttaacctccccacgtctacctttgactctttcctctctgcctccttcttcccactcctctcctcttttgacctcaccctctcaccttcccccctactcacaaggcaggcaatacgctcgacctcatctttactagatgctgttcttccactaacctcactgcaactccctccaagtctccgaccactgccttgtatccttttccctctcgctctcatccaacacctcccacactgcccctactcggatggtatcgcgccgtcccaaccttcgctctctctccccgctactctctcctcttccatcctatcatctcttccctccgctcaaaccttctcccacctatctcctgattctgcctcctcaaccctcctctcctccctctctgcatcccttgactctctatgtcccctatcctccaggccggctcggtcctcccctcccgctccgtggctcgatgactcattgcgagctcacagaacagggctccgggcagccgagcggaaatggaggaaaactcgcctcccctgcggacctggcatcctttcactccctcctctctacattttcctcctctgtctctgctgctaaagccactttctaccacgctaaattccaagcatctgcctctaaccctaggaagctctttgccaccttctcctccctcctgaatcctccgcccctcccccctcctccctctctgcagatgacttcgtcaaccattttgaaaagaaggtcgacgacatccgatcctcgtttgctaagtcaaacgacaccgctggttctgctcacactgccctaccctgtgctctgacctctttctcccctctctctccagatgaaatctcgcgtcttgtgacggccggccgcccaacaacctgcccgcttgaccctatcccctcctctcttctccagaccatttccggagaccttctcccttacctcacctcgctcatcaactcatccctgaccgttggctacgtcccttccgtcttcaagagagcgagagttgcaccccttctgaaaaaacctacactcgatccctccgatgtcaacaattacagaccagtatcccttctttcttttctctccaaaactcttgaacgtgccgtccttggccagctctcccgctatctctctctgaatgaccttcttgatccaaatcagtcaggtttcaagactagtcattcaactgagactgctctcctctgtatcacggagcgctccgcactgctaaagctaactctctctcctctgctctcatccttctagatctatcggctgccttcgatactgtgaaccatcagatcctcctctccaccctctccgagttgggcatctagattgcgtcctacctgacaggtcgctcctaccaggtggcgtggcgagaatctgtctcctcaccacgcgctctcaccactggtgtcccccagggctctgttcttggccctctcctattctcgctatacaccaagtcacttggctctgtcataacctcacatggtctctcttatcattgctatgcagacgacacacaattaatcttctcctttcccccttctgatgaccaggtggcgaatcgcatctctgcatgtctggcagacatatcagtgtggatgacggatcaccacctcaagctgaacctcggcaagacggagctgctcttcctcccggggaaggactgcccgttccatgaattcgccatcacggtcgacaactccattgtgtcctcctcccagagcgccaagaaccttggcgtgatcctggacaacaccctgtcgttctcaactaacatcaaggcggtggcccgttcctgtaggttcatgctctacaacatccaagtacgaccctgcctcacacaggaagcggcgcaggtcctaatccaggcacttgtcatctcccgtctggattactgcaactcgctgttggctgggctccctgcctgtgccattaaaccccttcaactcatccagaacgccgcagcccgtctggtgttcaaccttcccaagttctctcacgtcaccccgctcctccgttctctccactggcttccagttgaagctcgcatccgctacaagaccatggtgcttgcctacggagctgtgaggggaacggcacctcagtacctccaggctctgatcaggccctacacccaaacaagggcactgcgttcatccacctctggcctgctcgcctccctaccactgaggaagtacagctcccgctcagcccagtcaaaactgttcgctgccctggccccccaatggtggaacaaactccctcacgacgccaggacagcggagtcaatcaccaccttccggagacacctgaaaccccacctctttaaggaatacctaggataggttaagtaatccctctcaccccaccccccctaagttttagatgcactattgttaagtgactgtcccactggatgtcataaggtgaatgcaccaatttgtaagtcgctctggataagagcgtctgctaaatgacttaaatgttaaatgttatttagcaagtggtcacatggtgtctcccacagaagatcttgcgtaaaatactgaggtagccatttttccaatcgcttcttatgtgaaaccaattgcctcgacggatatattattgaatatatatgttaaaaacaccttgaggattgatcctaaacaacgtttgccgtgtttctgtcgatattatggagctaatttagaaaaagtttggcgttgtagtggtagcattttccggtcgatttcttagccaagcatgatgaacaaacgggagcttTTCCAAaagtaatctttttggaaaaaaggaacatttgctatctaactgggagtctcctgagtgaaaacatccaaagttcttcaaaggtaaatgatttaatttcgTTGCTTTTCCTATTTTCgtaaaaatgttgcctgctgccagcagagcctagcatagcattatgccatgataaacttacacaaatgcttgtctagtgttggctgtaacgcatattttgaaaatctgagatgacagggtgattaacaaaaagctaagcttgtgtttgaatatatttcatttgcgattttcatgaataggaaaagtttctagaggtccgctgcgttatgctaattcgtttgaggctatgatgACGCTTccggatccgggattgctagTCGCAAGAAGGCTGAAAGGTCAGGTGGTTGTTGTGTTAGTGAGTACTGATAGTCTCATCGTTAcaacaactcctgtacgggctcgggagagacaaaggttgaaagtcatgccaacccaaacaagccgcactgcttcttaacacagcgcacatccatccgcaccaatgtgtcggcggaaacccagtgcacctggcaaccttggttagggtacactgcgcccggcctgccacaggtgTCGCTGGTGAGcgaagagacaaggacatccctaccggccaaaccctcgcTAACCCGGGCAACGCTATGTGACGCTttgccaattgtgcgttgccccacagacctcccgatCGCAGCcaggttacgacagagcctgggcgtgaacccagggtctctggtggcacagctggcgctgctgTACatcgcccttaaccactgcaccacccgggaggtcCAGGCCAGTGTCAATTagctcaggaaccacacctgtgtggaagctcatgctttcaatatactttgcatCCTTCATTTAGTTGTGTTTCCATTATTACGGCAGCCCCCTGTATGTCCTCATTGTAAGGTTTATAACATATCTTTATCTGTGTCATGTGACCTTACAGGCCATCAGAGGTTTGTCTTCTGGATAAGATGAAGTTGAACTGTCAGGTGTTTAAAGAAGAGATCTCCCTGGTTTACCTCAACAGACAGGTGTCACGTCTACAGACAGCACTACAAGACAGTCTAGAAAAGGTAAActtaacccctgaccctaaccctggtgcAGCTCAACAGACAAGTGGCTCACCTACAAACTGCACTGCAGGACAGGGTACCCCAACCCCTTACCTCTAAACCTAACCTACAGACTGCACTGCAAGACAGGCAGGACAgagtaccctaacccctaaccctaacctacggACTGCACTGCAGGACAgggtaccctaacccctaaacctaacctacaGACTGCACTGCAGGACAgggtaccctaacccctaaacctaacctataGACTGCACTGCAAGACATGCAGGACAGTGTACCCTAAGCCCTAACATTTAATCATGTGTTTTATTTAGTAATGTTAAGCTTCTGTGTTAACCCTGAAACCCTACATCAACTACTCACCTTAACCCTGTCTTGTTTTTCTCCTGTAGGCTTGTGGAGGTGAATGGGGTACCGGTGAACGATGATGGGGTACAGTGAAGAGGAGCTGAGCCCCCTACGCCGCCAAAGGACCAAGTGCTCAGATAATCATCCTGAtgagacctcctcctcctcccagacctCCCCCTCCTTTGAAGCAACATCCTCCATTAGGATCCACCTAGTGCCACCAGGCAATCCCATCAAGCATGACATTGACACCCAATAGACCACCAGGCTGATCCCATCTACCATGAGATTGACACCCCATAGACACCAGGCTGATCCCATCTATCTTTAAGCATGACAGTGTAGTCCAGAACAGCACTGCCGCCCCCCGGCTCCATGAGGTCTAAGTCCATCAACCCCGTCAACCAACAAGCTGAGACCCACAACCTGGTAAACCCTGAGCCCCTCTCTACTCTACCACCACAATGAGCATCAGGAACCTGGGGTCTCCActgagtctctctctactctaccaccaCAATGAGCATCAGGAACCTGGGGTCTCCACTGAGTCTCTACTCTACCACCACAATGAGCATCAGGAACCTGGGGTCTCCACTGAGCCCCTCTCTACTCTACCACCACAATGAGCATCATGAACCTGGGGTCTCCACTGagcctctctctact
This genomic window from Oncorhynchus gorbuscha isolate QuinsamMale2020 ecotype Even-year linkage group LG07, OgorEven_v1.0, whole genome shotgun sequence contains:
- the LOC124039399 gene encoding uncharacterized protein LOC124039399; translation: MSKSKSSLQKSCLNMNPMNSFKFSPMVQRNSQLMEITINGSSEELIPEQHVSDLVISENHQLELQLCKKSKSVSKAPTPGVNGYHDNGHVSQNRQIQPIQVVSLPGKEEKIRELNQQDSLQNLILQVQEIHHGLVAFCSDLKSMGVEVDTSGLSFPELEQRLGLAMRLLKDKRHSLESLRETIGDAGVQRNKPSEVCLLDKMKLNCQVFKEEISLVYLNRQVSRLQTALQDSLEKACGGEWGTGER